In a single window of the Pieris rapae chromosome 9, ilPieRapa1.1, whole genome shotgun sequence genome:
- the LOC111001102 gene encoding tyrosine-protein kinase transmembrane receptor Ror encodes MIAKLLMFNMKLFQFVIVTILYVSPILTKSNPQSLLKPNTSSEQKGWIIQLDIYFPKTRPSVVRKRPGNDAQLKCEAILNFTKVEKFTKNKGGIETSSTVLPDHIVETLMKNVKVYWLKDYNRTLAESTRINILTEVDNTNGTIGTVLEIVKLHPSDSGNYTCVIKQNYEKKFTTRLIVENDTTENNELSTLEFSKDDDNKYIADIKTTPKLVSEGMIIGEDTSNKNSTVIKYLEPICQEYVGIVCKSHLSGQFVYIPYNTTQAALEEKLLKAFQVTKYSNDISSQCEQYAVPSLCYSTFPICRDPMSTNKKFYNAAKKIFKLQSVSEINNDNIPKVIYYDSLSNGFQPQLADNINAPIDMFNFRYNSTVLKRVCKQDCEILETELCQTEYAIAKRHPHIGKQLTLEECQDLPEDDPGCLKIGIGTLIVSDDECYWEDGSGYLGRVNVALNGMPCVAWSKQMIVKMSDHPELAGRHSYCRNPGGVKSQPWCVVDNDGKFEQLCDIPKCAHKIWIYILAIFFFLILVISGSIGCVMKRKKKESASTIRDMNLPNADKNIYGDSRLNSPIEMNELLTNQNNSSQPHLTRNVRGNGVIRVPQYSLSQIKFLEELGEGAFGKVYKGALKKNGDTQYVAVKALKENASAKTKADFRREIDLISELTHENIVCIVGVALREEPLCMLFEFMARGDLHEFLMGRAPPSGKGLPPIRLLNIAYNIASGMHYLASHHYVHRDLAARNCLVSDDFVVKISDFGLSRDIYSSDYYRVQSKSLLPVRWMPPESILYGKFTTESDIWSYGVVLWEIYSYGLQPYYGYSNQEVISMVRGGELLASPSACPQPMYTLMTECWRHVPLRRPNFEEIVNRIQEWIHMGGCPETDSACSYKPSSSRDLPEKVPLIPPHCSSSNGSLATGSLKKFSTAGSSRGDDNFSTCSEVPPLAPKTKKHSSGSLIDTDKVGKETIVRIPNSHFGNEI; translated from the exons ATGATAGCAAAATTATTGATGTTTAACATGAAACTCTTCCAGTTTGTAAtagttacaattttatacGTTAGTCCCATTTTAACTAAAAGTAACCCTCAATCGTTACTGAAACCAAATACTTCGTCCGAACAAAAAGGATGGATTATACAACTCGATATTTATTTTCCGAAAACTCGTCCCTCAGTTGTTAGAAAGCGTCCAGGAAATGATGCTCAATTAAAGTGTGAAGCTATCTTGAACTTTACTAAAGTTGAGAAATTCACTAAGAATAAAGGTGGAATTGAAACTTCATCAACAGTACTACCAGACCATATTGTTGAAACTCTAATGAAGAATGTGAAGGTATATTGGTTGAAAGACTATAACAGAACATTAGCTGAAAGCACCAGGATCAACATTTTGACTGAAGTTGACAACACCAATGGTACTATTGGAACTGTTCTTGAAATAGTTAAGTTACATCCTTCTGATAGTGGTAATTACACTTGTGTTATTAAAcagaattatgaaaaaaagttCACAACTAGGCTAATTGTTGAAAATGATACTACTGAGAATAATGAGTTATCTACTCTTGAATTTTCTAAGGATGATGATAACAAGTATATTGCTGATATTAAAACAACACCAAAATTAGTGTCTGAAGGTATGATTATAGGAGAGGATACATCCAACAAGAATTCCActgttataaaatacttagaGCCAATTTGTCAAGAGTATGTTGGAATAGTATGCAAGTCTCATTTAAGTGGACAGTTTGTTTATATACCATATAATACAACCCAAGCTGCTTTAGAAGAAAAGTTACTTAAAGCATTTCAAGTAACAAAATATTCCAATGATATCAGTTCTCAGTGTGAGCAGTATGCAGTGCCAAGTCTTTGCTACTCCACATTTCCAATTTGCAGGGACCCCATGTCTacaaataagaaattttataatgcagctaagaaaatttttaagttacaatctgtttctgaaataaataatgacaaCATaccaaaagttatatattatgatagttTATCAAATGGATTTCAACCTCAATTAGCAGATAATATTAATGCACCAATAGACATGTTCAACTTCAGATACAACTCTACAGTATTAAAACGAGTCTGTAAACAAGATTGTGAAATATTAGAAACAGAACTTTGTCAGACTGAATATGCTATTGCTAAGAGACATCCCCACATTGGCAAACAATTAACATTAGAAGAATGTCAAGATCTGCCTGAAGATGATCCTGgatgtttaaaaattggtattgGTACATTAATTGTGTCTGATGACGAGTGCTATTGGGAAGATGGGAGTGGGTATTTGGGTCGAGTTAATGTGGCTTTAAATGGTATGCCTTGTGTGGCCTGGTCAAAACAAATGATAGTTAAAATGTCTGATCATCCTGAATTAGCTGGTCGTCACAGTTATTGCAGAAATCCAGGTGGAGTAAAATCCCAACCCTGGTGTGTTGTAGATAATGATGGAAAATTTGAACAATTATGTGACATTCCAAAATGTGCTCATAAAATTTGGATATACATACTagcaattttcttttttttaattttggttaTTTCTGGTTCTATTGGATGTGTCATGAAAcgtaaaaagaaagaaagtgcTTCTACTATAAGAGATATGAATTTACCTAATgcagacaaaaatatttatggtgATTCAAGACTCAATTCTCCAATAGAAATGAATGAGTTATTAACAAATCAGAACAATAGTAGTCAGCCACATTTGACAAGAAATGTTAGGGGCAATGGTGTAATTAGAGTTCCACAGTACTCTTtatcacaaattaaatttctcgAGGAGTTGGGTGAGGGAGCTTTTGGTAAAGTCTATAAAGGTGCTCTTAAAAAGAATGGAGATACACAATATGTGGCTGTTAAAGCTCTCAAAGAAAATGCATCTGCTAAAACAAAAGCAGATTTTCGTAGAGAAATTGACTTAATTTCAGAGTTGACTCATGAAAACATAGTTTGTATTGTTGGAGTTGCATTAAGAGAGGAACctttatgtatgttatttgAATTCATGGCCCGAGGTGACTTGCATGAGTTTCTAATGGGTCGAGCTCCACCATCTGGTAAAGGGTTGCCACCAATAAGATTACTGAATATAGCTTATAACATTGCCTCCGGTATGCATTATCTTGCGTCCCATCACTATGTTCATAGAGACCTGGCAGCAAGAAATTGCTTAGTGTCTGATGACTTTGTAGTTAAAATCTCAGACTTTGGATTATCTAGAGATATTTACAGTTCAGATTATTACAGA GTGCAATCTAAAAGTTTACTTCCAGTGAGGTGGATGCCGCCAGAATCAATTCTGTATGGCAAATTTACAACAGAAAGTGATATTTGGTCATATGGAGTTGTTTTATGGGAGATTTATAGTTATGGATTACAACCTTATTATGG ataCAGCAATCAAGAAGTAATCTCTATGGTGCGAGGAGGTGAATTATTAGCTTCACCAAGTGCCTGCCCGCAACCTATGTATACCCTAATGACTGAATGTTGGCGACATGTCCCATTAAGACGACCAAACTTTGAAGAAATCGTAAATAG GATTCAAGAGTGGATACATATGGGAGGGTGTCCAGAGACAGACAGCGCTTGTAGTTATAAGCCAAGTTCAAGCCGAGACTTGCCTGAGAAAGTACCTCTCATACCACCTCATTGCTCATCT